CCCCTGCCGGTTCTGAGGAATCCCCCGtgtgacatcttatctcttcttggatcgctgatcgtcaggtagaaagccattcgattcaaattcgcatctacattgctttctctattaggatttcgcatctattagacatatggtatttatttgtatatccatctattctatcgtgcggcaagtcggttccgttgtagttcttgtggcagttggcaatcaacttggagccaagctcgtgagtaaggatcgaggccaagcctcgaaagcagcagtttgatagttgatcttcatcagcggtagttcaccatcttgtcagttcagatggcttgcaccaagaacgttggtggtggcccaggtgatgatgatcggaggccctcgCCTCGTCGGCCAGccagatctaagggcaagtcaaccaagcaggtgacatccaagaagcggaagtaccctgacgtagagatagcgagagcagcagctgttgcagaggccgcagagcgtgctgagagaggtggtgcccgtagCAGAGttatcattgcagatcagccagtttcacccatagttagagctgcgattgaggaggttgagtgtcatcatggtagtctagctgggactgccatgtttgcaggacgacgggttgccattgaggagggtccgtcagcacagcagcagcccccaccagcagagcctcagccagcctaggagactcaggagggtcaggagaccgagtcggcacctcagctacgctgcTCGAGttgtaccagtgctacagttccatcAAGACCAGTTACATAGTGCAGAGGTTCATGTCCTCCGCCCAGAcctcagggtccgcctctagtggttcacctcgacttgagggctgccaccgccagacaggttcagcagctgcaatttgttgagtttgaggtttggtttcctccgaggagggatgagagagcagctgagggtttctacacgccactacaggaggatttctacaatgcttatctcaatagtggggcagtatttagatctcagagagtctgtcagatagagtctattgtggcagcagccggagagagagCATTCagccatacttgtcatattttctaggactgtcagatctaattggacggacagggatatatgtaccatcttgggtccatcagttttatgcttcgctctacatcgatccacatcacagattcattcactttgccttcaaaggcaaagactatagagtgatgagtggcagagccagagagatactgaggctacaggagcagcctgtcaagatgcatgaggtctgttatggtCAGCAAGAGCCTCCTAGGTGTCCTCAtagagggttggtgccccctatagatttagtgcgacattgcttcaaggagccatttggagaggggtcgagcaggaaccccagtgacttgactcctacagctagggtactagaggccatcatcaggaggatactgcttcccaggttgggatatagggagggcctgactcgcttacagctttgGCTTCTtaatgccatcatgcagcagacagtatttgatatctaggatctcctactttcagagatggaggatactatagctgagggattcaagggtcgcaggcagcttccctatgctcactagatcacgttcctcatccgcagagtagtacttgataagccccctagcatgatggatgagtatacaggtgccaccacagagttcccagcttacaacctgtcacaaaggatcagacacaccactcctcaggcacctagacagcctagccatcatcccaacgtgccagagtccgtagctcagtaggatgagatcatcagagggattgcagccactgaggaggaggagctagaggcacagcaggaggtgagcgagtacagtgatagctctgacgacgactaccagcctatacctcagatgcctccacatagacacgatgcagaggccggtagctccagttcttcTCCACCagctccgcagacagaccccgctctcattgctattcttgagtggatgtagcaggatcagacacgacaggcataggagatagctgccaacttcgcacagttttaggctcgtcaggacgagttccagcggtagtagcagctccttcagcaccagcagttacttatgcagcagcagctcatgggattcatgtagcatgtagtgacagccattgggatcccactgccacagccttcgccctagcttgcacagcctcctaccacttcgacgactctagcagtacagcctagtgggctccagagttagggacagcctccagctcagtttgcttcacctcctatataggtgtcccagtggttagcctcacccgtggtagccccacagttcactccatttcagacgggcttcacaccagagcagtctttcttgctattcgtgcctgagacatcagtctctaggagtcttggagcatccttcagcgagttgaccggcatgcctactccatctcatatgcatactgccggtccgtctacagtagctctagtcgcagtgactactcagaggctctccTCGTCTGTCGCCTTGTCAGATCCTACAACAGATATACTAGCAGCTtcccaggcagcaccagccccagctcagacccagaccgcttcagcgacacttcctgctttagagggtcagtcagttcagagctcagggtcagatgatgatggcacccagttccatcttgctccacgtacttcagtgcccgactcgtccgctgcagccccgccgaccgacccttaggttttggtgtttgacgccaaagggggagagggcttGAGTAtttagactcagggggagcgagttttagggggagctagttatctagtattagtttattatatacatttggagttttatttgtgtgatacactattacttatgcattcgtgtgtttactttcatgcataatattatatatatgtgatagtgctatctacgtgattgtgatagttgacatgtgtgatttctactttgcattatctatatgtcatatcacttatgatgctcatttgtttttgcttccgcgcttatacttcgaagcaaatgagctttgttactcgtactcatgcttaattcatattctttgagtacattgtgttggtttgggtcatataagcttgcctaactcttttgctcttatcgacaaaagcttatatgaaccaagcccttcaaaaacctcactccataacatactcgaggtggtattgtcatcaatcaccaaaaagggggagattgaaagcatctaggcccctaagtggatttcggtgattcatgtcaatacaagattactatgactaacgtgtgttttacagaggcaattaagttaggtcatggtaatggagatcgattgggcaatcgaggttgtcatgcccctacgatggaaatcgtttcagttttcaaaggatggatgacaaggttaaggatgactagttctaagtgtcgattgaagttggagagacacttagagtagtttaggactttgtttttcctttggccgtactatgaaggggggtatgaatgggtagcttgacctagttgagtctagtgagttaggtgtggtgcacacttgttaaaactagctctaggtagctcctatgaatgcctaaaaacctttggagcaaacttcattcacatatgatcgaaagttggaagtgaatggagggtcaaatactgaccggacgctggctctggtgcgaccggacactggccgcagggtccggtcagttcatttgactatgatgatcaagtctggtgtgaccggacgctggaaggttgtgtgatcggacgctgagggccaacgtccggtcgactccagtaagggtctagacttgagaaagtgcgactggacacgtccggtcagtggtgaccggaccctgagtatccagtgtccggtcgtttacagtaagcatccaagagcgaccggacgcgtccggtcggtactgaccggaccctgtcagCATCCGGACATCACTTGAAAagtgttcgcgggttgaactgaccggagcgtccggtcaaaacgatcggagcgtccggtcaccccacagaagctcataacagtttatttttcaggctgccttataaatagaagctccactcatgagtggagtcacttttgctcattccaacagctgagaaacacgtttgtgagtgccaagaagagcaaggtcctagtgaggtgtttgtgatttgagaatccaagagtgaaacctcattagtgaatcaagagtagacaagtgtgcatccatcttctcattaggcttcgcgtggtcaagtgagagtttgtgcttgttactcttggtgatcgccatcacctagacggcttggtggtgattgggagtttggtgttcacccgggggagcttgtgggtgacccaactcaagttgtgagcggctttgggtgattcgccgcgacggagtatcgaagaatcaacccgtagagagcacttgatccttgcgcggatcaagggggagctacacccttgtgcgggtgctccaactaggactagtggggagtggcgactctccgatacctcggcaaaacatcatcgcgttccttttctctccctatttactttgagcacttactttgagtatttactttgagcaattcaatacttgttttacattcatagaattgctatgctagagtaagtttggaacatatggTGCAAGTCATTTATgcattgatttgatagaaacactcttctaggcacaaggggttaattgggctatccataggatttgattattgcaagaaaatttagaattagcccaattcaccccctcccctcctcttgggcatcttgatcctttcagttctCCTTCAAacggttagtctcacaagacatagaagtagaacaagcatctatatgtgaagagcatgacatatctaataaatcatcacaagaggtggatacatgcttcttgcctacatcacaagggttagcaacaatttgtgatttatcatttgacccatatgatgagctctcattatttttgagtttctttgtaaacactttaatgagagaggcatgcttttctaataaatcatcatgagatgcaagtagtgtctcatgattcttatttagctcatcaagtgaagatttataagcattaagtagtttcttatgttcttcacaagagttctttagaaatgagttttcattttctaatttcaatgttttagctttcttattttctaaagacatggtcatgctagcaagtctactaacaagctcatcatatgaatcaacatgatcaaccacatcatcatttgataccttggtgtcaccttgtgacatgagacaatgtggtgatGGAGAAGAGCTTGTAGCAgcagcatcatcatggcttgagcatgaaccatcatctccatcaagtgtgcatggggtagcatcatcacttgcaacacttgtggcatcatcattaaccttgtcaagtgaacttgtagttgatcgatcatcatcatcacttgacaatgaggtggagcaatcttccacaatcaccgaattgtggtcatgttcaacacactcatgtgcctccttcttgggctcatccttcttgaattttccatcatcccatgtggaggaatcaccgaaggtgtgcttgatggactcccatatctcacgagcggtccccttgtagtttacttgcttcatcaaatcaaaatttaaagcatccaatagaaaacaacaagcatgtgcatcaaattcatagaggactcttttAGCTTTGGTgagagttctatgatccaagacatgggtgagaccactagtgacaacccaccaaaatttaggtccctttgcacgaaaatgatcaagcatatgatttttccaaagtgcaaagttagtgccatcaaaaatatgattctcacaaacatctagcccattagacgccatcctctcgggtcggtgaagaccacaaatgagagatcgggctctgataccacttgtaagattgagatggcgactagagggggggtgaatagtcttttctaaaacttaatcgcgtcggctaaccgatacaagtgcggaattaaaactatcggtctagctaagactatactccactatatatgttcactagcaccttacaaagataataattatgcaacaaaggtgccaggcaaGCTAGAGCTCTcttaatcaattctaggagcaaggtcacacaaacctatgccactagtactttaagcaatgagggagctcctacacatgctagtaagcaaaagcacaaagctaactaagctcactagcaatgctcaataacaaggcaaccaatgcctaattagagagcgcaaatacttagctacacaaactaagcaatgtgcctaacaaggttactaaaaccaaattagccacgcacgggagctacttctatgctacacaagcaagaaggtaattagcatgctacacaagctatctaatcataagagcaactacacaagcttaatatatataaaggtaattgcaagcttgtgtaatggggatgcaaactaacgggaagaacaaggttgacacgatgatttttctcctaaggttcacgtgtttgccaacacgctagtccctgttgtgtcgaccgttcacttggtggttcagcggctaattagcatcacccgttaagcccgcacgtcgggtgccgcaagaacctacctcgatagtgagggtagctcaatgacacgctttactaaagttgctcttcacaactctcgcggggcgagcacaagtacccctcacaagcacttctccagagcaccgcacaagcttcttgcgcgcttcgacggagaccaccaccaagccatctaggaggtggcaacctccaagagtaacaagcaccaccggcttgcaactcaatcacctagtgccactcgatgcaacctcatgatgcaatcgcactagaatcactctctcacactatcggatgatcactatcattTAAGTGTGAGAAGGAGGGCTCcaaagcactaccacataagccaccaaggctctagtgtgcttcaGCTACCGACCTAAGgccaaccatggcttctatttataaccccatgaacaaatagagccattaccccttcactgggcaaaagttgggacgaccggacgctctggtccaatcgaccggatgctgaaccctagcgtccggtcacgcaaTACTCGCCACGTATCCCCtccttcaaacgttgttcatccgatctcaacggtcatctgacgactagacgcagcagcttcaactgaccggacgctgagcctccagcgtccggtcgtttccagtaaggttccagaaacgacaTTTCATGACAGGACATGTCCGATCACACATGATCAGACGcagctcagcgtccagtcacactccaCCTTCTGCATCACCGTACGTCATtctaaccggacgcaccctaccagcgtccgatcacttccagtgccagcgtccggtcgaagaccgacgctgcATGCTCTCGaacaccactgaccggacgcaggaccccagcgtccggtcaccacatgaccagcatccggtgcactctgtgagaccctgtcttttctgtgtagggcgccgATGGTGCCGTCGGACTGgccgcactctacgagcggacactccgccggtggagtttcttcaccaagttgatccacatcaactccaacttcttctcctttaaaatgtgccaacaccaccaagtgtacaccaccatgtgtatgtgtgttagcattttcacaatcatttcccaaaggatgttagccactcaacttgccacgccacttgatcctagcgacgatgcaaagttagatcactcgagtggcactatatgacagatatgcaaacaagtttgcccctcttgatagtacggccatctatcctaaacccggtcataaacttctctacacacctatgaccggtgaaatgaaatgccctaggttatacctttgccttgcgcattccattccatctcctccaatgtcgatgcaacacatgcaccaacacgatcaacaatgatatgatccacttcatatcatcacgtgatcatattggttcatcgatcttgacttcacttgcttttcatcgttgactttgtccatcggtgccaagtcttgctcaagcttcaccgccacgtggtccatcgctccaaagcctctgacttgcccttcatgcttgcaaccggtccatcaagccaagtcttgtcttgatcttctccaccttgatcacatgactcaatgtcatgtctcatgtgcaataagctccttcatcatcacatgtgtgagctttgcaacatctccaagccattttcaccttcatagcatatgttgctcacacacatgtacatgtggactaattacatgtgtatctcacataaacataattagtccacctaggttatcactcaattaccaaaaccacacaaggacctttcaaccttccactcatctccatcattgattcatcatcatagtgagattgggagtgattccaagtgcatttgcttgagtgattgtgtctaatggcacttggggatcgttatggttgcggatttcttgttactcttggtggttgctatcacctagatgacttggagcagcggaggagcttcggcatgtgttggtgattgttcatggccggctctagtgattgtgagaggtcttgcaccttccctggcggagagccgcAAGGGAGCTCTAGGAAATTgcgcgtgtcattgagttacctcactgatgggtaggttcttgcggtgtccatttgttggacgaggttcgtgcaacacctcttggccactgaaccaccaaatgttggtcgacacaatagggactagcgtgccggcaaggacgtgaacctcgagagaaaaatcttgtatctcttgtgtgattgaatttctcccagtgattggtcatcttcatattgtgattggtacATTCCTAACACGATAGTATAATCTGCCTACTCACTCCTTTActttcttgtaaactagttgtagcatgctctttagtgtaattagttttaagaGCTTGCTTGGTAGCTTAgttttatctagtggagctctttagtgtagctttaTTGAGAGCTTTTCGTGactagtgacttagcctcttgtgtgcctagtgatcatagcaactagaattgttggatagatggcttgcaacccttgtagagctagagtaaaatTGCATTAAGCCATTTATTGTACTAATCAATTActctagtgaatttgtagagttttaaataggctattcccccctctagccatattaggacctttcaagtggtatcggagccgtggtcaccgtttgattgaaggcttaacaacctcgatgtcaaaagatggctcaaattgtgttcaaccatgtgggggtcaaaccaccgttctttcatggcacatgctatgactattggaagagaaagatgaagatgtatcttggttcaatcaatgaccaagtgtgggatgtgaccgagagtgactgTGATTCTTGATCTAgacaatctcaccaacaatgacaaggccaacaagcaatgcaatacaatggctctcaacaccatctataatgccattgattccaaagtgtttaagcaaatcaaggattatgagaaagctagtgaggtgtggaagagattggaagaaacatataagggcacaccggcggtgaagagtgccaagctatacatcctcaaggacaagttgacaagctttaagatgaaggatgaaatgaacattctggagatgttccatcgattgcaagtgattgtcaatgatttgaaggccttgggagagaagatcaatgatgatgatgtctctcatcggttcttgatgtgcttacctccaagatttgacatgttaagattgctcatcataagaggaggattgaaggagcttacccctaaccaagtactaggtgatgtcatgacacaagagacataccgtgtggaaagggaaggggttgacaaggatgagaacAAGGAAGATgaaaacaagaagaagaagagtgtagcattcaaggctagctcatcatccaagaacaagggcaagtccaagaaaaaaTCAAGTGAtaatgaagatgctagtgacattgatgatgaagctatggttCTCCTTGTGCACAAGATGggtaaattcatgatgaagaagggctatggtgcaagaaagagaagagatcacaacaagaagtatgtgaggagatgctacaagtgcaagagcccAGATCACGTTGTAGCGTattgtccctataatagtgacaatgatgaggatgagaagaagaagcatatgaaggagaagcaagagaaggagaagaaaatgactttcacaaagaagaagaagaagaagaagggaagtGGCCATgcagtcacttgggatagtgatgacaccttcgatgatgatgatggctctagtgatgatgacaagaaatctatcaagaaggcactagcaagcatcgccatcaacaacaagccttccattTTCGATACTCCATcgacttgtctcatggcaaagcccaccAAGGTAAAATTTGATGTGAGTaatgatgattgtgaaagtgatgattgtaggagtgcaagatcaacaacaagtggctagttcatcatctcaaccaagtgatcaatcaaatgcaagcaatcaagtgcaagtgctccaaccaaccaatattgtaagagatcatcccttggattctataatttgtgatatctctagaggtgtgtaaataagatcaagattggcatcactttgtgaacacttctcatttgtgtcatctattgaacctaagaaaatagatgaagctttgttggatgttaattgggtgaatgcaatgcatgaagagctaaacaacttaacaagaaatcaagtatgggagttagttgagatgcctaaggatcataatgtgattaggttcttgcggtgtccatttgttggatgaggttcgtgcaacacctcttggccgttgaaccactaagtgttggtcgacacaacaaggactagcgtgccggcaagcacgtgaaccttgggagaaaaatcttgtgtctcttgtgtgattggatttctcccgatGATTGGTCATCTTCATATTGTGATTAGTACATTtctgacacggcggtataatcaccctactcacttctttactttcttgcaaactagttgtagcatgctctttagtgtaattagttttgagagcttgcttagtagcttagtttcatctagtggagc
The sequence above is drawn from the Miscanthus floridulus cultivar M001 chromosome 15, ASM1932011v1, whole genome shotgun sequence genome and encodes:
- the LOC136507485 gene encoding uncharacterized protein — encoded protein: MTQETYRVEREGVDKDENKEDENKKKKSVAFKASSSSKNKGKSKKKSSDNEDASDIDDEAMVLLVHKMGKFMMKKGYGARKRRDHNKKYVRRCYKCKSPDHVVAYCPYNSDNDEDEKKKHMKEKQEKEKKMTFTKKKKKKKGSGHAVTWDSDDTFDDDDGSSDDDKKSIKKALASIAINNKPSIFDTPSTCLMAKPTKVKFDVSNDDCESDDCRSARSTTSG